A genomic stretch from Seriola aureovittata isolate HTS-2021-v1 ecotype China chromosome 13, ASM2101889v1, whole genome shotgun sequence includes:
- the rtn4ip1 gene encoding reticulon-4-interacting protein 1 homolog, mitochondrial has product MASVSHLVYRKWLFHLSKSRSVSRHSSQSRLFSTSSRCRTIMPAWVIDKYGSNDVLRFTKNASFPVINYPNEVIVKVVAAGLNPLDVSMRGGYGAATLSMKRDPLNITQSGSEFPLILGRDVSGVIMECGLDVKYFSERDEVWAAIPPWKQGSFAEFVVLSANEVSHKPKSLSHTEAAAIPYVATTAWSALVNTGGLSKDNCAKKRILILGGSGGVGTFAIQMLKAWGAHVTVTCSQNAEQFVRALGTDHVVDYTAGPVEEPLSTLEKFDLILDNVGGGTERWALNLLKPWSGAKYVTLVTPFLQNTDRLGIADGMMQTAATVATKALKHLAKGVHYRWGFFAPSGPALDEIREMVDAGQIRAVVEETFSFSQVPQALEKVEKGHARGKTVVEISKGGDDL; this is encoded by the exons ATGGCTTCTGTTAGCCATTTAGTGTACAGAAAGTGGTTGTTTCATCTTAGTAAATCGAGATCAGTTTCCAGGCATAGCAGCCAGTCAAGACTGTTCAGCACCTCAAGTAGATGCAGAACTATTATGCCAGCCTGGGTTATTGATAAATATGGAAGCAATGATGTTTTACGGTTCACTAAAAATGCCAGTTTCCCAGTCATCAACTACCCCAATGAGGTTATTGTTAAAGTGGTTGCAGCAGGACTGAACCCGCTTGATGTCAGCATGAGGG GTGGCTATGGCGCAGCTACACTGTCTATGAAGAGAGACCCTCTGAATATCACACAGTCAGGCAGCGAGTTCCCTCTCATCCTGGGAAGGGACGTGTCTGGGGTCATCATGGAGTGTGGCCTGGATGTGAAGTACTTCAGTGAAAGGGATGAG GTTTGGGCAGCAATCCCACCATGGAAGCAGGGCAGCTTTGCTGAGTTTGTGGTGCTTAGTGCCAATGAG GTATCCCATAAACCAAAGTCACTGAGCCACACAGAGGCAGCAGCCATCCCATATGTGGCAACCACTGCCTGGTCAGCATTGGTCAACACTGGCGGGCTCAGCAAGGACAACTGTGCCAAGAAGCG GATTTTAATCCTTGGAGGATCTGGGGGAGTGGGAACATTTGCTATACAG ATGCTGAAGGCATGGGGAGCCCATGTGACTGTTACCTGCTCCCAGAATGCAGAGCAGTTTGTAAGAGCGCTGGGGACGGACCATGTAGTGGACTACACTGCTGGACCTGTTGAGGAGCCACTCAGTACGCTggagaa ATTTGACCTGATCCTGGATAATGTTGGGGGGGGGACGGAGCGCTGGGCACTGAATCTGCTTAAGCCTTGGAGCGGCGCCAAATATGTCACCCTGGTAACGCCTTTCCTCCAGAACACTGACAGGCTGGGTATTGCTGATGGTATGATGCAGACTGCTGCTACGGTCGCCACCAAGGCCCTCAAG CACCTTGCTAAAGGAGTTCACTACCGTTGGGGATTCTTTGCACCAAGTGGTCCTGCATTGGATGAAATTAGGGAAATGGTGGATGCAGGACAG ATCCGGGCCGTGGTGGAGGAAACTTTCAGCTTCTCCCAGGTTCCCCAGGCTTTGGAGAAGGTGGAGAAAGGTCACGCCCGAGGAAAGACTGTGGTCGAGATCAGCAAAGGGGGAGATGACTTATAG